The following proteins are encoded in a genomic region of Topomyia yanbarensis strain Yona2022 unplaced genomic scaffold, ASM3024719v1 HiC_scaffold_17, whole genome shotgun sequence:
- the LOC131694849 gene encoding putative nuclease HARBI1: MSVNNKNFTPWSTNKLNKLDYHEIVSNEIDSVYCGPTIKRPLHVQYFCQYTVLTILLQYVNPLVNILALYTFNNFVNTQLHFHDHKSESVFFSNRLRRVPKMDCRKKACAAIIIALGSERRTARRYWMKEWLKKRENFSHVVLLKEISLKEKEDYRNYFRMNEETFMKLLSLVSPFITKQDTFMRRSLPANEKLALTLRYLATGRSFEDLKFSAIMSPASISAAIINTCEALIYVLQDYIKFPQTPQQWETISNDFGTLHRFWNCVGAIDGKHVAIRKPDDSGSQYYNYKGFYSIVLMAVANAKKEFLMIDVGMNGKISDGGVLFYTKFGELLREKSLNLPNPAPLPLTNEEFPFVFVGDEAFALDSNLMKPYSQKSLDCYRQVYNERLSTSRVTIENVFGIITSRFGIFQKPINLNPEKAAKVTMAACYLHNYLAKENTNSYLCSTSNDESTCKPNLMSIRGTMSRNGTATAKNIRDRFCNYFNSNGKI, encoded by the exons atgtcggtgaataacaaaaactttacacCATGGAGCACCAACAAATTAAACAAACTCGACTATCACGaaattgtgtcgaatgaaattgattctgtttattgtggaCCGACCataaagcggcccttacacgttcaatatttttgtcaatacacagtattgacgatattgctgCAATACGTCAATCCTCTCGTCAATATTTTAGCcctttacacgttcaataattTTGTCAATACACAGTTGCATTTTCATGATCATAAATCAGAATCAGTTTTCTTTTCAAACCGATTGCGTCGAGTCCCAAAAATGGATTGTCGTAAAAAAGCTTGTGCAGCTATAATTATAGCTCTTGGATCAGAGCGACGTACAGCTCGTAGATACTGGATGAAGGAATGGTTGAAAAAACGAGAAAATTTTTCGCATGTGGTTTTACTAAAGGAAATAAGCTTAAAAGAGAAAGAAGATTATAGAAATTACTTCCGCATGAACGAAGAAACGTTCATGAAGCTGCTAAGTTTAGTCAGCCCATTCATCACAAAACAGGACACATTCATGCGACGCAGTTTGCCTGCCAACGAGAAGCTTGCACTAACGCTGAGATATTTAGCGACTGGGAGAAGTTTTGAAGACTTAAAATTCTCTGCAATTATGTCTCCAGCGTCGATAAGTGCAGCAATTATAAACACGTGTGAAGCATTGATATACGTCCTTCAAGATTATATCAAG TTTCCCCAAACACCTCAGCAATGGGAGACGATTTCCAACGATTTTGGAACATTGCACAGATTTTGGAACTGTGTAGGGGCCATCGACGGAAAGCATGTCGCCATTCGCAAACCAGATGATTCCGGTTCTCAGTACTATAATTATAAGGGATTCTATAGCATTGTGCTGATGGCAGTAGCAAACgctaaaaaagaatttttgatgATCGACGTTGGCATGAATGGTAAGATATCTGATGGCGGCGTTCTTTTCTATACGAAATTCGGCGAACTCCTACGTGAAAAAAGTTTGAACCTACCGAATCCCGCACCGTTACCTCTAACTAATGAGGAATTTCCATTTGTGTTTGTGggtgacgaagcttttgctTTGGATTCGAACTTGATGAAACCATACTCTCAAAAATCGTTGGATTGTTATCGTCAAGTATACAATGAGAGACTCTCAACTTCTCGTGTAACAATCGAAAACGTGTTTGGAATAATTACATCCAGATTCGGAATATTCCAAAAGCCAATTAATTTGAATCCTGAAAAGGCTGCGAAAGTGACCATGGCGGCGTGTTATCTgcacaactatttggcaaaaGAAAATACAAACTCGTATCTCTGCAGCACCTCGAATGATGAATCCACTTGCAAACCCAATCTCATGAGTATTAGAGGTACAATGAGCAGAAATGGAACTGCGACTGCAAAGAATATTCGTGATAGATTCTGCAATTATTTCAACAGCAATGGAAAAATATAA